From a region of the Fervidicoccaceae archaeon genome:
- a CDS encoding 2-oxoacid:acceptor oxidoreductase family protein — MGRKINILISSVGGQGGLSLSRMIAEASRLAGYSIATGETLGMAQRFGSVKSFVRVGIGEKVYSPIFHKNEANYMLCLEIIECARNLEYLDTLLGWIILSYDFRPPVSASLLPSKEKIDSSLLLRRILSYSGERAVLIDPKEVREISGSSRAINASILGAFVEISKIFDDSHAMTAIELVLRNQKAVESSRKAYIFGKSLKGIGDAYSPRRLI, encoded by the coding sequence TTGGGAAGAAAGATTAACATCCTTATATCCTCAGTTGGCGGACAAGGAGGGCTATCGCTCTCGAGAATGATAGCTGAGGCTTCAAGACTAGCGGGATATAGCATCGCTACAGGTGAGACTCTTGGAATGGCACAGAGGTTCGGCAGTGTAAAAAGCTTCGTCAGGGTTGGGATAGGTGAAAAAGTATATTCTCCAATTTTCCATAAGAACGAGGCTAATTACATGCTTTGTTTAGAAATAATTGAGTGTGCTAGAAACCTTGAATATCTCGATACGTTGCTAGGATGGATTATATTATCATATGACTTCAGACCTCCTGTATCAGCATCACTGCTTCCCTCGAAGGAAAAAATTGATTCTTCACTTCTTCTAAGGAGAATCTTAAGCTATTCTGGAGAGAGAGCTGTCTTAATAGATCCAAAGGAAGTGAGGGAAATTTCAGGTAGCTCCAGAGCCATAAATGCTTCAATCCTCGGTGCATTTGTTGAAATTTCAAAGATCTTTGATGACTCCCATGCAATGACAGCCATTGAATTAGTTCTCAGAAATCAAAAAGCTGTAGAGAGCTCAAGAAAAGCATATATTTTTGGAAAATCACTTAAAGGGATCGGCGATGCCTATTCACCTCGACGATTGATTTAG